CCCGGTCACGTTGGCGACCCTGGCCTTGTACGAGAAGTGCCCGTCCAGCTTCTTGACGGCGCCCGTACCGCCCGTGCGCGGGAAGCGGTTGCCGTACGTGCCGTCCTGCGGCAGCGTGCCGGTCGGATCGTCCCAGATGTACCCGTTCGTCCAGAACGAGCCGTCCCACTGCCAGTTGGCCCTGACCTGGCCGCCCCGGTGGTAGCTCAGGCTGCCGCCGGCGCCCTCCTCCAGCACGACCGAGCCCCGGCGCAGCGCCGGAGGCTTGGGGTTCTTGTGGAAGATCAGGGTGCGCAGCTCGTTCGACCGCGTGGCGTCGATGGCCACGGCGCGGAACTCCTCCCAGCTGAGCTTCTGCGCGACGCTGGCCGTTCCGCTGAAGGCGCCGGAGGGATCGTGCAGCCAGACATGCGTGTTGCTGGCCCCCACGCCCACGAAGGCGTGACTCGTGGTGGTCGAGGAGAGCCCCGGGGCGCGGCCGGTCGTGTTGATCATGAACTTCAGGTAGTTGGTGAAGGGCGCGGACGGAATCAGGTCGGCGTCCCACGACAGGTAGTCGTACAGCGCCTTGTTTACGCCCAGCGAGTCCAGGATTTCGAGGTATCTGTTGCCCTCGTCCGATGCCTGGTGATCCGCTCCGGCCAGCTGCCAGTTCGCCACGGTGCCCTGCAGGTTCTCGTACTGGTTCATGACCATCGCCAGCGAGGTGGGCACGCACCACGGCAGGTTGTCCTGCCAGTAGTACGGGACGTTCAGGATCGTGGTCGGCGCCGCGACGTCCTGGGCGGGCACCCGCACCAGTTCGTAGGACTGTGCGCCCGGAGCGCGGAGCGAAGCCTCCTCCTGTAGCGGGATGCGGGCCACCCCCTGCCGGACGTCCGCCCGGCGCAGGCGGCGGGTGCCGTCGGGGGCCGTGGTGAGCAGCACCAGATCCTGGCCCCGGGCGTCCAGCTCCAGCAGCGCCCCCGGCTTCAATTCCCCTCCCTGCACGTCCACCACGAAGCGCCGGCCGGCGGCCTGGAAGCCCTCGCCCGGCAGGTCGCTCGGCGCCTCCCTGAGCGATACGGCGGCGTCCTTTGCCAGAGCGCCGGCCGGAACGACCAGCCGCGCGCCGGCCGGGTGCACCACCGTGCCGCCCGCCAACGCGCGCAGCGTCTGCCGAACCTCACCAGGGCCCGGCGTGGTCGCCGGGGCGGGTGCCGGGGGCGCCGGCGACGGGCCGGTTCCCGTGCCGGAGCAGGCGGCGAGCAGCAGGCCCAGGGCCAGCACCGAACTTCTTGAGTCAATCTTCATATTCCCCCCCCTGAGAGACGGCGCCGGGCATCTGTCCGGGCCTGGGGAAACAGTAGACAAGCGCCGGTGAACATCCGATGAACAGGGCGCCGGGGCGGCCCCGAAACCTTGTCCAGACGCGCGTTTCCAGACTGGCGCACCTGACCGGGCGTACACTGGGGCATGCGGCTGCGCACCCTGGGGGGGCTGGCACTGGACGGCGCCGGGCTGGGCCGCCCGAAACCGCTGCTGCTGCTCACCTACCTGACCCTGGAGGGCCCCCGGCCCCGCCGGTACCTGGGCGAGCTGTTCTGGCGCGACGCGGTCAGTCCCACCAACTCCATCGCCGTGGCGGTGCGGCAGATCCGTCAGGCGGCCCCGGGCGCCCTGCAGGGCGACGACGTGCGGCTGTGGGCCGACCTGCCCTGCGACGCGCTGGAGATCGAACGCGCCCTGCGCGGCCGCCAGCCCGGGCGGGCCCTCGAACTGTATGCCGGCGCCTTCCTGGACGGCGCCGGGCTGCCCGGCGGAAGCACGGAGCTGGAGGAGTGGGTCTACACCCGGCGCGAACTCCTGGCCGCCCAGGTGCAGGGCGCCGCGCTGGAACTCGCCCAGCAGGCGGCGGCGCAGGGGGACTTCGGGGGAGCCGCCGGCTGGGCCGAGCGCGCGCTGCACCTCGCGGGGGCGCCGGAACCTCCCCCGGAATTCTGGGCGCGGGCCTATCCCCTGCTCGTGGCCGGGCACAGCCCGCAGGCCGAGGAGGTGCGGCGGCGCGCGCAGGAGTGGGCGCTGCGGCTCGATCTCTCCCCCGACGAGGCCCGCCGCCGCCTGCGCCCGGCGGTCATCGGCCGGGAACGCGAGGTGCGGCAGCTGGGCCGCCTGCCCGCCGGCGCCTGGGCGTGGGTGCGGGGAGACCCCGGCATGGGCAAGACCACCCTGCTGCGGCGGCTGGACGGCGTGTTCCTGGGGGCGCGCGCCGGCCTGCCCTACGCCACCCTGGAACCGCTGCTCGGCCCCGAGGTGCCGGGCGACGAGCACGCCCGGCTGCGCCGGCTGGCGGCCCTGCCCGGCACCTGGCTGATCGACGGCTGGGCCGAACTGGATCCCGAGAGCCGCACCCTGCTCGGCACGCTGCGCGGGCTCGGCACCCAGGCCCGGGTGATCGTGGCGGCGGCCGAGGCCCCCCCGTTCGCGGTGGACGCGCAGCTCGACCTCGGGGCCCTGGATGAGGCCGAACTGGCCGCCCACGCCGGGGCCTTCGAGGCCACCGGCGGCCTGCCCGGCCTGCTGGGCGCCTGGCTGCGCGGCGAGCCCATCGAGCCCGTGCTGCAGGCCGGGCTGGCCGCCCTGCCGGACACCGCCCGGCAGGTTCACGGGGCGCTGACCCTGCTCGACTTGCCCGAGCTCCCGCGCGTCCGGCAGGCGCTGGCCCTGGACGCGCCCACCTTCTCGCGCGCCGTGGAGACCCTGCTGGGAGCGGGCCTGATCGACGTCTCCGGGCAGGTGCGGGCCCGGGCGACCGCGCGGCGCGCCCTGCAGGCCCAGCCCACCCGGCACGCGGCCCTGGCGCTGCGCCTCGCCCGCACGCTGCGGGGGCGCGCGGCCTACGGGCTGTATCAGAGCGCCCGGGCCCTCTGGGACGAGGCCGACCTGTCCGCCGTGCAGGCCGTCACGCTCGACTGGGCAGCCGAGGCCCTGAGGCGCGGCTTTCCCCTGCAGGCGGCCGGGGCCCTGGCGGACGCGCCCCCCCACCCGGCGCCCGGCCCGGAACTGGGCGTGCTGCGCGCCCGGGCCCTGGAGCGCGCCGGGCAGTTCCGCGAGGCGCTGTCGGCGCTGGACGAGTTGCCGGAGCTCCCCCTGGTGTCCGCCCTGCGGGGCGCGCTGGCCTGGCGCCTGGGCCACCCCGAACAGGCGCGCCGCCACGCCGAGGCCGCCCTGGACAGCGGCGGGGAGGCCCGGGCCGAGGCGCTCAACACCCTGGCCCACCTGGACTTCCAGCGCGGCCACCACCGCGCCGCCGAGCGGCAATACCGCCGGGCCGCCACCCTCTGGCTCACGCTGGGCGACACCGCCCGCTGGGCCGGCGCCCTGAACAACCGCGCCGCCGCCCTGAGCGCCGCCGGCGAGGACGCCGAGGCGGCGTTTCAGGCGGCCCTCGACGCGGCCGGGGAGCACCTCGTCATGCGGGCGCGCACCACCCTCAACCTGGGTCAGGTGCGCGAGCGCCGGCACGACGCCGCCGGGGCCGCGGCCGCCTACCGGGACGCCGCGCTGCTGGCCGAGCAGGCCGGCTCCCTGAACACCTCCGCGCGCGCCTGGAACAACCTGGGCGCCCTGCACCACCGCGCCGGGCGGCCGGCGGAGGCCCGGGCCGCCTACGACACGGCGCTGGCCCTCGCCCAGCGGGCCGGCGAGCCCCTGCTGCTGGGCACGGTGCTGGCGAACCTGGCGGAACTCACCGGAGATGGGGACGCCTTCGAGGAGGCCCTGCGGGTCATCGGGGAGAGCGGGAACCACGACCAGCTGGCGCGCTCCCAGGCCGACTATCAGGCGTTCATCGAGCGTTCACGGGGGGCCGGGCAGGCTTAGGCCATGCCCTGGAGATTCGTAGAGGTCGATGGGGTCACCTTTCTGGAGGACACTGATGAAAGCAGCGTGGACGTACATCACCGGCCTGATCCTGCTGAGCAGCTGCGCCCTGCCCCAGCCCGCACCGGAGCTGACCCTGAACCCGAGCCAGGCCGCGCGGGGCGAGACGGTGACGGCCCGGCTCTCGGGCCTGCCGGCCAGCGGGGCGCAGGTGCTGGTCGGGGGGCTGCGGGCCCCGGTGACCAGCGCCGCCGACGGCACGGTCGTCTTCACGGTGCCCTCGACCGCCCGCGGCGGCCCGCAGCCGGTGCAGGTCGTGGCCGGCGCCCGGAGTGCCGGCGCCGACCTGAAGGTGCTGGGCGACGTGGCCCGCACCGAGGTGATCGTGATGGTGCGGGCCGGCGTCTCCGAGGCCACCTTCCTGGCCCGGTTGAGCAGCCTGGGGCTGGGGCTGGGCCTGCTGGACTTCCGGCCCCTGGGCGGCCCGGGCCCCTGCGCGGGCTCGATCGCCCGGGTGAGCGTGCCCGCCGCGCAGCCCACCGGGGCGGTGCTCGACCGACTGAGCCAGCCTGATCAGGTGGACGTGGTGCTGCACGCCGATCCCCAGAGCCTGTGGGATCTGGACGCCGACCACCTGGGCGCGGTCGGCGCCCCGGCGGCCCACGCCCGGGGCCAGACCGGGGTGGGGGTCACCATCGCCGTGCTGGACACGGGCGTGACCCCCCACCCCCAGCTCGGCGCTGACCTGCTCCCGGGCTTTGACTTCGTGGACGAGGACGGGCAGCCGACCGACACCTTCGACGACCCCGGCACCCCCCTCTCGCCCGACGGGCACGGCACGCCCGTCGCCATCCTGGCCGCCGGCACGGCCCTGGGGGTGGCTCCCGGCGCGAAGATCCTGCCGATCCGCATCGGGGACAGCGGCGGTCAGGTGCGGGCCAGCGCCGCCATCCGCGGCGTGTGCTACGCGCTGCAGTCGGCCGACTCCACCCGGCTCGTGCTCAACCTCAGCTTCGGGGGGGACACGCCCACCGAGGGGCTGAAGACCGTGCTGGCGTACGCCCTGCAGCGCCGGGTGCTGATGGTGGCGGCCGCCGGAAACCAGGGTGTGGGCGGCCCGCGCCACTACCCGGCCGCCCTGGAGCTGCCCGGACTGATCGCGGTCGGTGCCCTCGCGCCGGTGGGGGCCGGCTGGGGGCCTGCGGCCTTCAGCACCCGGGGCTCTTACGTGGACATCGCGGCGCCGGGCCAGGGCCTGAGCAGCGGCAACCCGCTGGGCTCGTTCAGCCTGTACGACGGCACCTCCTTCGCCGCCCCCCTCGTCGCCGGCGCGCTCGCCCTGTGGCGGGGCGCCGCGCCGGACGCGACCCCGGCCGAACTCGAACAGCTCCTGACCTCGGGTGCCCAGCCCCTGCCCGGCGCCGAGCGACCGGCCGTGGGCAGCGGCATGTTGAACCTGACGACGGCCCCCTGAGTGGGGGAGGGCGAGGGGCGAGGGCCGCGCTCAGGACTTCCCCGAGTCCCGCCCTGCCACCCCGCC
The sequence above is drawn from the Deinococcus koreensis genome and encodes:
- a CDS encoding tetratricopeptide repeat protein → MRLRTLGGLALDGAGLGRPKPLLLLTYLTLEGPRPRRYLGELFWRDAVSPTNSIAVAVRQIRQAAPGALQGDDVRLWADLPCDALEIERALRGRQPGRALELYAGAFLDGAGLPGGSTELEEWVYTRRELLAAQVQGAALELAQQAAAQGDFGGAAGWAERALHLAGAPEPPPEFWARAYPLLVAGHSPQAEEVRRRAQEWALRLDLSPDEARRRLRPAVIGREREVRQLGRLPAGAWAWVRGDPGMGKTTLLRRLDGVFLGARAGLPYATLEPLLGPEVPGDEHARLRRLAALPGTWLIDGWAELDPESRTLLGTLRGLGTQARVIVAAAEAPPFAVDAQLDLGALDEAELAAHAGAFEATGGLPGLLGAWLRGEPIEPVLQAGLAALPDTARQVHGALTLLDLPELPRVRQALALDAPTFSRAVETLLGAGLIDVSGQVRARATARRALQAQPTRHAALALRLARTLRGRAAYGLYQSARALWDEADLSAVQAVTLDWAAEALRRGFPLQAAGALADAPPHPAPGPELGVLRARALERAGQFREALSALDELPELPLVSALRGALAWRLGHPEQARRHAEAALDSGGEARAEALNTLAHLDFQRGHHRAAERQYRRAATLWLTLGDTARWAGALNNRAAALSAAGEDAEAAFQAALDAAGEHLVMRARTTLNLGQVRERRHDAAGAAAAYRDAALLAEQAGSLNTSARAWNNLGALHHRAGRPAEARAAYDTALALAQRAGEPLLLGTVLANLAELTGDGDAFEEALRVIGESGNHDQLARSQADYQAFIERSRGAGQA
- a CDS encoding S8 family serine peptidase, producing MKAAWTYITGLILLSSCALPQPAPELTLNPSQAARGETVTARLSGLPASGAQVLVGGLRAPVTSAADGTVVFTVPSTARGGPQPVQVVAGARSAGADLKVLGDVARTEVIVMVRAGVSEATFLARLSSLGLGLGLLDFRPLGGPGPCAGSIARVSVPAAQPTGAVLDRLSQPDQVDVVLHADPQSLWDLDADHLGAVGAPAAHARGQTGVGVTIAVLDTGVTPHPQLGADLLPGFDFVDEDGQPTDTFDDPGTPLSPDGHGTPVAILAAGTALGVAPGAKILPIRIGDSGGQVRASAAIRGVCYALQSADSTRLVLNLSFGGDTPTEGLKTVLAYALQRRVLMVAAAGNQGVGGPRHYPAALELPGLIAVGALAPVGAGWGPAAFSTRGSYVDIAAPGQGLSSGNPLGSFSLYDGTSFAAPLVAGALALWRGAAPDATPAELEQLLTSGAQPLPGAERPAVGSGMLNLTTAP